In Arthrobacter sp. MN05-02, one genomic interval encodes:
- a CDS encoding phosphate transport regulator, translating into MKLRLFPEENAGLELLSRMARQLVLGVGTMSAILGASTSEYDRLSEELHQHESASTDLHFALLTSMRTSFINPLPREDLYALSRLLNEAIEKLDGAGELIALYKLSKLSQRAADQLEVINRQAELTAVAMQRLNSMEDLEEYWIEILRLARRAERTHRSWCAELLNDHKPLVYARHRDVANQLVDVTKDIRRVATQVGTILVKES; encoded by the coding sequence GTGAAACTACGCCTCTTCCCCGAGGAGAACGCTGGCCTCGAACTCCTCTCCCGCATGGCCCGGCAGCTCGTGCTCGGCGTCGGGACGATGTCCGCCATCCTCGGCGCCTCCACCTCCGAGTACGACCGCCTGTCGGAGGAGCTGCACCAGCACGAATCGGCATCGACGGACCTGCACTTCGCCCTCCTGACGTCCATGCGGACGTCCTTCATCAACCCGCTACCCCGCGAGGACCTCTACGCGCTGTCCCGGCTCCTCAACGAGGCCATCGAGAAGCTCGACGGCGCCGGTGAGCTGATCGCCCTGTACAAGCTGAGCAAGCTGAGCCAGCGGGCCGCCGACCAGCTCGAGGTCATCAACCGGCAGGCCGAACTCACCGCCGTCGCCATGCAGCGCCTGAATTCCATGGAGGACCTCGAGGAGTACTGGATCGAGATCCTCCGGCTGGCCCGGCGCGCCGAGCGCACGCATCGCAGCTGGTGCGCCGAACTCCTGAACGACCACAAGCCCCTCGTCTATGCGCGGCACCGCGACGTGGCGAACCAGCTCGTCGACGTCACCAAGGACATCCGGAGGGTCGCCACCCAGGTGGGCACCATCCTCGTCAAGGAATCGTAG
- a CDS encoding phosphotransferase, whose protein sequence is MAERKATVASRVGLHARPASIFAEAAGELPLEVTIAMDGEPAEEAMDASSILSLMSLGASHGDVIVLRAEGDGAEDALESLARIIETDHDAE, encoded by the coding sequence ATGGCAGAACGCAAGGCAACCGTGGCGAGTCGTGTGGGACTGCATGCCCGCCCGGCCTCCATCTTCGCGGAGGCCGCGGGCGAACTCCCGCTCGAGGTCACCATCGCCATGGACGGTGAACCGGCCGAGGAGGCGATGGACGCCTCGAGCATCCTCTCGCTCATGAGCCTCGGCGCATCGCACGGCGACGTGATCGTGCTGCGTGCCGAGGGCGACGGCGCCGAGGACGCACTCGAGAGCCTGGCCCGGATCATCGAGACGGACCACGACGCCGAGTAG
- the pstC gene encoding phosphate transport system permease protein has protein sequence MSTNSLKASTDRGRAGDKIFSGISLTAGVLILAVLFSVAVFLLVQAAPTFTADPAEVTGGNGFAAYILPIVIGTIVAAAIALLIATPVGIAVALFISHYAPRRLARAFGYVVDLLAAIPSVIYGAWGYIVLAPQLARVYTWLAENLGWIPIFAGPASQTGKTMLTAGIVLAVMVIPIITSLSREIFLQTPNLHEEAALAMGATRWEMVRMAVLPFARPGIISATMLGLGRALGETMAVALVLSPGALVASLVKSGNQTIAAEIALNFPEAFGLRLNELIAAGLVLFVITLIVNMIARFIITRHKEFSGAN, from the coding sequence GTGTCAACCAACTCGCTGAAAGCGTCGACGGATCGAGGTCGCGCAGGCGACAAGATCTTCTCCGGCATCTCCCTCACCGCCGGCGTCCTGATCCTGGCAGTGCTCTTCAGCGTCGCAGTGTTCCTGCTCGTGCAGGCCGCACCGACCTTCACCGCCGACCCCGCCGAGGTCACCGGCGGCAACGGCTTCGCCGCCTACATCCTGCCGATCGTCATCGGGACCATCGTGGCGGCGGCGATCGCCCTGCTGATCGCGACGCCCGTGGGCATCGCCGTCGCCCTCTTCATCTCGCATTACGCCCCGCGCAGGCTTGCACGGGCCTTCGGGTACGTCGTCGACCTGCTCGCGGCCATCCCGTCGGTGATCTACGGCGCTTGGGGCTACATCGTCCTCGCGCCGCAGCTCGCCAGGGTCTACACCTGGCTCGCCGAGAACCTCGGCTGGATCCCGATCTTCGCGGGACCAGCCAGCCAGACGGGCAAGACCATGCTGACGGCCGGGATCGTGCTGGCGGTCATGGTCATCCCGATCATCACCTCGCTCAGCCGGGAGATCTTCCTCCAGACCCCCAACCTCCACGAGGAGGCCGCGCTCGCGATGGGAGCCACGCGCTGGGAGATGGTCCGCATGGCCGTCCTGCCCTTCGCCCGGCCGGGGATCATCAGCGCCACGATGCTCGGTCTCGGCCGCGCGCTCGGGGAGACGATGGCCGTGGCCCTGGTCCTCTCACCCGGTGCGCTCGTGGCGAGCCTCGTGAAGTCGGGCAACCAGACCATCGCCGCCGAGATCGCCCTGAACTTCCCCGAGGCCTTCGGGCTCCGGCTCAACGAACTGATCGCCGCGGGCCTCGTGCTCTTCGTCATCACGCTGATCGTCAACATGATCGCCCGGTTCATCATCACCCGGCACAAAGAATTCTCGGGAGCTAACTGA
- a CDS encoding hypothetical protein (possible pseudo due to frameshift) — MYGAFLVALLPLISVIWTVLERGVPGLSYNFLFTSMNGVTGAVDNDAVEGGTPVLGGAYHAVLGTLQITLWATLISVPIGLLTAVYLVEYGSGKTLTKAITFFVDVMTGIPSIVAGLFAAALFTLLFGPGTRTGFVAAVALSVLMIPVVVRSTEEMLKIVPNELREASYALGVRKWRTITKVVIPTAISGIASGVTLSIARA, encoded by the coding sequence GTGTACGGCGCCTTTTTGGTCGCGCTTCTCCCGCTGATCTCGGTGATCTGGACGGTGCTCGAACGGGGCGTGCCGGGGCTCAGCTACAACTTCCTCTTCACGTCGATGAACGGCGTGACCGGCGCCGTGGACAACGACGCCGTGGAGGGTGGGACGCCCGTGCTGGGCGGTGCCTACCACGCAGTGCTCGGCACGCTCCAAATCACGCTCTGGGCCACGCTGATCTCGGTGCCGATCGGCCTGCTCACCGCCGTGTACCTCGTGGAATACGGCTCCGGGAAGACCCTCACCAAGGCCATCACCTTCTTCGTGGACGTCATGACCGGCATCCCGTCGATCGTCGCGGGCCTCTTCGCCGCGGCCCTCTTCACCCTGCTGTTCGGACCCGGGACGCGGACGGGCTTCGTCGCCGCCGTCGCCCTGTCCGTCCTCATGATCCCCGTGGTGGTGCGCTCCACCGAGGAGATGCTCAAGATCGTGCCCAACGAGCTCCGCGAGGCGTCCTACGCCCTCGGCGTGCGGAAGTGGCGCACCATCACGAAGGTGGTCATCCCGACGGCGATCTCCGGTATCGCCTCCGGCGTAACCCTCTCGATCGCGCGCGCGTGA
- a CDS encoding endonuclease, translating into MRVLSRFSAGLMAVSLLVAVAPAALAGPADDTRSMIPDAGQGAGQSVRFATYNASLNRSTPGGLVQDLSTPGDTQARAIAEVVQINRPDVVLINEFDYAPGNRAADLFDRNYLRVGQNGKAPVDYPYMYTAPSNTGVPSGYDLNDDGTVGGPDDALGFGAFEGQYGMVIYSKYPIQTGAVRTFQDFLWKDMPGALLPDNPATDAPGDWYSAEELAVLPLSSKSHWDVPVSVGGRTVHVLASHPTPPVFDGQEDRNGRRNSDEIRFWSDYVTSGSGAAYIYDDDGTTGGLKRGERFVILGDQNSDPLDGDSRTGSIDQLLGNKLVQDPLPSSEGAIEAAALQGGANAEHRGDPRFDTADFEDRDAGNIRADYVLPSRNLRVSASGVFWPRAGMPGSELTGIFPFPTSDHRLVYADVTVSGARRS; encoded by the coding sequence GTGCGGGTGCTGTCGCGATTCTCAGCGGGCCTGATGGCCGTTTCCCTGCTCGTCGCCGTCGCCCCTGCCGCCCTCGCGGGTCCTGCGGACGACACCCGGAGCATGATCCCGGACGCCGGCCAGGGTGCAGGGCAGAGCGTCCGCTTCGCCACCTACAACGCAAGCCTCAACCGTTCGACGCCCGGCGGGCTCGTCCAGGACCTGAGTACGCCCGGCGACACCCAGGCGCGCGCCATCGCCGAGGTGGTGCAGATCAACCGGCCCGACGTGGTCCTCATCAATGAGTTCGACTACGCACCGGGCAACAGGGCCGCCGACCTCTTCGACCGGAACTACCTCCGCGTGGGCCAGAACGGCAAGGCTCCCGTGGACTACCCCTACATGTACACGGCGCCATCCAACACGGGCGTACCCAGCGGTTACGACCTCAATGACGACGGCACGGTCGGCGGACCCGATGACGCCCTCGGCTTCGGAGCGTTCGAGGGCCAGTACGGCATGGTGATCTACTCGAAGTACCCCATCCAGACCGGAGCGGTGCGGACGTTCCAGGACTTCCTCTGGAAGGACATGCCCGGAGCCCTGCTCCCCGACAACCCGGCCACCGATGCCCCCGGCGACTGGTACTCCGCGGAGGAACTCGCCGTCCTCCCCCTCTCCAGCAAGTCGCACTGGGACGTCCCGGTGAGCGTCGGCGGCAGGACGGTGCACGTCCTCGCCAGCCATCCCACGCCTCCCGTCTTCGACGGACAGGAGGACCGCAACGGCCGGCGCAACAGCGACGAGATCCGATTCTGGTCCGACTACGTGACCTCCGGCTCCGGCGCCGCCTACATCTACGACGACGACGGGACCACCGGCGGGCTCAAGCGCGGAGAACGCTTCGTGATCCTGGGCGACCAGAACAGCGACCCGCTCGACGGCGACTCACGGACCGGTTCGATCGACCAGCTCCTCGGGAACAAGCTGGTGCAGGACCCGCTTCCGTCCTCAGAGGGTGCCATCGAGGCGGCGGCGCTCCAGGGCGGCGCGAACGCCGAGCACCGCGGCGACCCCCGGTTCGACACGGCGGACTTCGAGGACCGCGATGCCGGCAACATCCGGGCCGACTACGTCCTGCCGTCGCGGAACCTGCGGGTCTCGGCGTCGGGGGTGTTCTGGCCGCGGGCGGGCATGCCCGGTTCGGAGCTGACGGGGATCTTCCCCTTCCCCACGAGCGACCACCGACTGGTCTACGCCGACGTCACCGTGAGCGGGGCACGGCGGAGCTAG
- a CDS encoding ZIP family zinc transporter: protein MPLELQAFGWGAVAGGALLVGSAIAWRWNVPPRVVSFVMAFGAGVLISALAFELVGEAQETGGLVPTALGFLVGSVVYVGANALLARRGAQHRKRSGGRQPSESEAAGSGNAIALGALLDGIPESVVLGLGLVAGGAVNPAVLVAIFISNVPEGLSSTAGMKNAGRGPRYVFGLWGGIALASGLSALAGYSLLAGASGVTVAFITAIAAGAILAMVADTMIPEAFERQHMLTGLIAALGFLTAFVVHELAG from the coding sequence GTGCCGCTGGAGCTGCAGGCCTTCGGCTGGGGTGCCGTCGCCGGTGGAGCCCTGCTCGTGGGGTCGGCCATCGCCTGGAGATGGAACGTGCCGCCGCGGGTCGTGTCCTTCGTGATGGCCTTCGGCGCGGGAGTGCTGATCTCGGCCCTCGCCTTCGAACTCGTCGGCGAGGCGCAGGAGACGGGCGGGTTGGTACCCACGGCGCTCGGCTTCCTCGTGGGGTCAGTGGTGTACGTCGGAGCGAACGCCCTCCTGGCCCGGCGGGGCGCCCAGCACCGCAAGCGTTCGGGCGGCCGGCAGCCCTCCGAGAGCGAGGCCGCCGGCAGCGGCAACGCCATCGCGCTCGGGGCGCTGCTCGACGGCATCCCGGAATCCGTGGTCCTCGGGCTCGGACTCGTGGCGGGCGGCGCCGTGAACCCCGCCGTGCTGGTCGCGATCTTCATCTCGAACGTGCCCGAGGGGCTCTCGAGCACCGCCGGGATGAAGAACGCGGGGCGCGGCCCCCGCTATGTCTTCGGGCTGTGGGGCGGCATCGCGCTGGCCTCGGGCCTCTCGGCCCTCGCCGGGTACTCGCTGCTGGCGGGCGCCTCGGGCGTGACGGTCGCCTTCATCACGGCCATCGCCGCCGGGGCGATCCTCGCGATGGTGGCCGACACCATGATCCCCGAAGCGTTCGAGCGGCAGCATATGCTTACGGGACTCATCGCAGCGCTCGGCTTCCTCACGGCGTTCGTGGTCCACGAGCTCGCCGGATAG
- a CDS encoding inorganic phosphate transporter has protein sequence MEPLLLGVVVVAAGGFAFLNGFHDVSNSVATAVRTRALTPTVAVLLAASFNLVGALLSTSLALFFTDAGIGLPPGPTGLGILVAALLAAGIWGVFTWYRGKPSSSTHALLGGIIGAGAASQLARGPAMSGAGETLLLQIVLPLVLSPVVAYLLAYAAVFPATWLLRHGSPAKVNRGNRMAQSVLAAAFALGHGLQDGQRTMAVILLALVGSGYATGSDMPLWVQLFAAGLLACGSLFGGWRITHTLGNRLVHIDPLRGMTAQGVSSAMLFIGAISLHFPLSSTHTMTSAIVGAGANQRFASVQRPRVVRILAVWLWTAPVTALLGAVFFLALSPLL, from the coding sequence GTGGAGCCCCTCCTCCTCGGTGTGGTGGTCGTCGCCGCAGGCGGCTTCGCCTTCCTCAACGGCTTCCACGACGTCTCGAACTCCGTGGCGACCGCCGTGCGGACCCGGGCGCTCACCCCGACCGTCGCCGTCCTGCTCGCCGCTTCCTTCAACCTGGTGGGCGCGCTGCTCAGCACCTCTCTCGCGCTCTTCTTCACGGATGCGGGCATCGGCCTCCCGCCGGGCCCGACGGGCCTCGGCATCCTCGTCGCCGCCCTGCTCGCGGCCGGCATCTGGGGTGTCTTCACCTGGTACCGGGGCAAACCGTCGTCGTCGACCCACGCGTTGCTCGGCGGGATCATCGGCGCGGGTGCGGCATCGCAGCTGGCGAGGGGCCCGGCGATGAGCGGGGCCGGAGAGACGCTGCTGCTGCAGATCGTGCTGCCCCTCGTCCTGTCGCCGGTCGTCGCCTACCTCCTGGCGTACGCCGCGGTGTTCCCGGCGACCTGGCTGCTGCGGCACGGCTCCCCCGCGAAGGTGAACCGCGGCAACCGCATGGCGCAGTCGGTGCTGGCCGCGGCCTTCGCCCTCGGGCACGGGCTGCAGGACGGCCAGCGGACCATGGCCGTCATCCTGCTGGCACTCGTGGGCTCGGGGTACGCGACCGGATCCGACATGCCCCTGTGGGTCCAGCTCTTCGCCGCCGGGCTGCTGGCCTGCGGCTCCCTGTTCGGCGGCTGGCGCATCACGCACACCCTCGGCAACCGGCTGGTCCACATCGACCCGCTGCGCGGTATGACGGCACAGGGCGTGAGCTCGGCGATGCTGTTCATCGGCGCCATCTCGCTGCACTTCCCGCTCTCGAGCACGCACACGATGACGTCCGCGATCGTCGGAGCCGGCGCCAACCAGCGCTTCGCGTCCGTCCAGCGGCCCCGCGTGGTGCGCATCCTCGCGGTCTGGCTCTGGACTGCACCCGTCACCGCGCTGCTGGGGGCCGTCTTCTTCCTGGCGCTCAGCCCGCTGCTGTAA
- the pstB gene encoding phosphate import ATP-binding protein PstB, producing the protein MSKRIDVKDLNVYYSKFLAVEDVNINIEARSVTAFIGPSGCGKSTFLRTLNRMHEVIPGARVEGEVLLDGDNLYDTAVDPVTVRGQIGMVFQRPNPFPTMSIRDNVLAGVKLNNKRMSKSDGDDLVEKSLRGANLWNEVKDRLDRPGSGLSGGQQQRLCIARAIAVSPQVILMDEPCSALDPISTLAIEDLINELKADYTVVIVTHNMQQAARVSDKTAFFNIAGTGKPGKLIEYGDTTTIFNKPAVKATEDYVSGRFG; encoded by the coding sequence ATGTCCAAGCGAATCGACGTCAAGGACCTGAACGTCTACTACAGCAAGTTCCTTGCCGTGGAGGACGTCAACATCAACATCGAAGCCCGTTCGGTGACGGCGTTCATCGGTCCGTCGGGCTGCGGCAAGTCGACGTTCCTCCGCACCCTGAACCGCATGCACGAGGTCATCCCGGGCGCCCGCGTGGAGGGCGAGGTGCTGCTCGACGGCGACAACCTGTACGACACCGCGGTGGACCCCGTGACCGTACGCGGACAGATCGGCATGGTCTTCCAGCGCCCCAACCCGTTCCCGACCATGTCCATCCGCGACAACGTGCTGGCAGGCGTCAAGCTCAACAACAAGCGCATGAGCAAGTCCGACGGCGACGACCTCGTCGAGAAGTCGCTGCGCGGCGCGAACCTCTGGAACGAGGTCAAGGACCGCCTGGACCGCCCCGGGTCCGGGCTGTCCGGCGGCCAGCAGCAGCGCCTGTGCATCGCCCGGGCCATCGCGGTCTCGCCGCAGGTGATCCTGATGGACGAGCCCTGCTCGGCCCTGGATCCCATCTCCACGCTGGCCATCGAGGACCTCATCAACGAGCTCAAGGCCGACTACACCGTGGTGATCGTGACCCACAACATGCAGCAGGCGGCCCGTGTCTCGGACAAGACGGCGTTCTTCAACATCGCCGGCACGGGCAAGCCCGGCAAGCTCATCGAGTACGGCGACACCACCACGATCTTCAACAAGCCCGCCGTGAAGGCCACCGAGGACTACGTCTCGGGTCGCTTCGGATAG
- a CDS encoding hypothetical protein (possible pseudo due to frameshift) has translation MIGETAPILVTAGFASSINWNVFSGWMSTFPTFIYYQILTPTSPTSPDPSTQRAWAAALLLILMVMLLNLVARLVARIFAPKTSR, from the coding sequence GTGATCGGCGAGACCGCACCTATCCTTGTAACGGCGGGCTTCGCGAGCTCCATCAACTGGAACGTCTTCAGCGGATGGATGAGCACCTTCCCCACCTTCATCTACTACCAGATCCTGACGCCGACCTCCCCGACCTCGCCGGATCCGAGTACCCAGCGAGCCTGGGCCGCCGCCCTCCTGCTGATCCTCATGGTGATGCTGCTGAACCTGGTCGCCCGCCTCGTCGCCCGCATCTTCGCCCCCAAGACCAGCCGCTGA
- a CDS encoding PTS lactose transporter subunit IIC, translating into MSDLITPELVTLDKDLGTERSSVIRHLAEQVAAQGRSTEVDGLYADALAREEKTSTGVPGGIAIPHCRSTAVSEATLAMARLAPAVDFGAKDGPADLVFFIAAPDGADQEHLKLLSKLARSLIKKDFTASLRAARTPADVVALVNGALGIGDTATAGAGAHAAGAAGPGGPSAADSARTNEAAATLGTTPAGVDATGPAVDAGRSTDTRARRLVAVTACPTGIAHTYMAADSLVAAAKERGVDLQVETQGSSGATPLDPSVIAAADAVIFAVDVDVRDKQRFAGLPVISAPVKRGIDEPGEMVEEALAAAGNPNARRVAGTAGGDDPTDDEGGRDSIGSTLKRALLTGVSYMIPFVAGGGLLIALGFLLGGYLITETADTVVLENSLANLPAGGLAEYLGAVAFKIGQLSLGFLVPALAGYIAYALADRPGIAPGFVAGAVAGFMGAGFLGGIVGGLLAGYVAMMIGRLSVPRWLRSLMPVVIIPLLASIVASGLMFLVLGGPIAAITVGLNNWLSGLTGTAAVGLGVILGLMMAVDLGGPVNKVAYSFAVAGLGAGSIDNQAPWQIMAAVMAAGMVPPLAMALATTLDRRRFTLAERENGKAAWLLGAAFISEGAIPFAAADPLRVIPASLLGSAVTGAIVMGTGVTSQAPHGGIFVFFAIGNVVMFVLAVVVGTLVSALAVIALKRYASGKKNTAVAEPVAA; encoded by the coding sequence ATGTCCGATCTCATCACACCGGAGCTCGTCACTCTGGACAAGGACCTGGGGACCGAACGGTCCTCGGTGATCCGCCACCTCGCGGAGCAGGTCGCCGCACAGGGGCGGTCCACGGAAGTGGACGGCCTGTATGCCGACGCCCTCGCCCGGGAGGAGAAGACCTCCACCGGAGTGCCGGGCGGCATCGCCATCCCGCACTGCCGTTCCACGGCGGTCTCGGAGGCGACGCTCGCCATGGCGCGCCTGGCGCCGGCGGTGGACTTCGGGGCCAAGGACGGTCCCGCGGACCTCGTCTTCTTCATCGCCGCGCCGGACGGAGCGGACCAGGAACACCTCAAGCTCCTGTCCAAGCTGGCACGCTCGCTCATCAAGAAGGACTTCACCGCATCCCTCCGAGCCGCCCGGACACCCGCCGACGTCGTCGCGCTCGTCAACGGAGCCCTCGGCATCGGGGATACGGCGACCGCCGGGGCGGGAGCCCATGCGGCAGGTGCCGCCGGTCCGGGCGGACCGTCCGCCGCGGACAGCGCCCGCACGAACGAGGCGGCAGCCACCCTGGGCACCACGCCTGCCGGGGTGGACGCCACCGGTCCCGCCGTCGACGCCGGCCGGTCCACGGACACCAGGGCCCGCCGGCTGGTCGCGGTCACCGCGTGCCCCACGGGGATCGCGCACACCTACATGGCCGCCGACTCCCTCGTCGCCGCAGCCAAGGAGCGCGGCGTCGACCTCCAGGTCGAGACGCAGGGCTCCTCGGGCGCCACCCCCCTGGATCCCTCGGTCATCGCAGCAGCCGACGCGGTCATCTTCGCCGTCGACGTCGACGTCCGCGACAAGCAGCGCTTCGCCGGTCTCCCGGTCATCAGTGCACCCGTCAAGCGGGGCATCGACGAACCGGGCGAGATGGTCGAGGAAGCCCTCGCGGCCGCCGGCAACCCGAATGCCCGCAGGGTCGCCGGCACCGCCGGCGGCGACGACCCGACCGACGACGAGGGCGGCCGGGACAGCATCGGCAGCACCCTCAAACGCGCGCTGCTCACCGGCGTCAGCTACATGATCCCCTTCGTCGCCGGCGGCGGACTGCTGATCGCCCTGGGCTTCCTGCTCGGCGGCTACCTCATCACCGAGACGGCCGACACCGTGGTTCTCGAGAACAGCCTCGCGAACCTCCCGGCCGGCGGGCTCGCCGAATACCTCGGTGCGGTGGCGTTCAAGATCGGCCAGCTGTCCCTCGGATTCCTGGTGCCAGCCCTCGCCGGATACATCGCGTACGCCCTCGCCGACCGTCCCGGCATCGCGCCCGGGTTCGTCGCCGGTGCCGTCGCAGGCTTCATGGGAGCGGGCTTCCTCGGCGGTATCGTCGGCGGCCTGCTCGCCGGCTACGTCGCCATGATGATCGGCCGCCTCTCCGTGCCCCGCTGGCTGCGGAGCCTCATGCCCGTGGTCATCATCCCGCTCTTGGCGTCGATCGTGGCCTCGGGCCTGATGTTCCTCGTGCTCGGCGGACCCATCGCTGCGATCACGGTAGGCCTGAACAACTGGCTCTCCGGTCTCACCGGCACCGCGGCCGTGGGTCTCGGCGTCATCCTCGGACTCATGATGGCCGTGGACCTCGGCGGTCCCGTGAACAAGGTGGCCTACTCCTTCGCTGTCGCCGGCCTGGGCGCCGGCTCCATCGACAACCAGGCGCCATGGCAGATCATGGCCGCAGTGATGGCGGCCGGCATGGTCCCGCCGCTGGCCATGGCACTCGCCACTACCCTCGACCGCCGTCGGTTCACCCTCGCGGAACGTGAGAACGGCAAGGCGGCCTGGCTGCTGGGGGCCGCGTTCATCTCGGAGGGGGCCATCCCGTTCGCGGCAGCGGACCCGCTGCGTGTCATCCCCGCGTCCCTGCTCGGATCGGCCGTCACCGGGGCGATCGTGATGGGTACCGGAGTCACCTCGCAGGCCCCGCACGGAGGCATCTTCGTCTTCTTCGCCATCGGGAACGTCGTGATGTTCGTCCTCGCCGTCGTCGTCGGCACGCTCGTCTCGGCACTCGCCGTGATCGCGCTCAAGCGCTATGCCTCGGGCAAGAAGAACACCGCCGTCGCCGAGCCGGTTGCGGCCTGA
- a CDS encoding phosphate-binding protein PstS codes for MKALRFGRAAAVISVAALALTACGSDNATGEPAAAAGESSSAAGTAVTGTLTGIGASSQNSAMEAWKTGFESANEGAMVQYSPDGSGAGRKAFLSGGAQFAGSDAYLKDEEMTEAVEVCGPDGALNIPAYISPIAIAFNLGDVTDLNLDAPTIAKIFKKEITTWNDPAIASQNEGVELPDTPITVVHRSDESGTTENFVDYLAAAAPADWTYEVEGAWPADLQSENAKGTSGVVQTVTSTDGAITYADASAVGDLGTAKVKVGEEYTEISSDAAAKAVEVAVPVEGRSELDMSLQLERDTTESGAYPVVLVSYHVYCTSYDSQETVDLVKAFGSYVISEDGQAEAEASAGNAPLSESLREKAQTAIDSIKVAS; via the coding sequence GTGAAGGCTCTTCGCTTTGGCCGCGCTGCGGCAGTTATCTCGGTAGCTGCGCTGGCGCTCACCGCCTGTGGTTCCGACAACGCCACCGGCGAGCCGGCAGCAGCCGCCGGGGAATCGTCCTCGGCCGCAGGCACGGCCGTGACCGGCACCCTCACCGGGATCGGCGCCTCGTCGCAGAACTCCGCGATGGAAGCCTGGAAGACCGGCTTCGAATCCGCCAACGAGGGTGCCATGGTGCAGTACTCGCCGGACGGATCCGGCGCGGGCCGCAAGGCGTTCCTGAGCGGCGGCGCGCAGTTCGCCGGCTCGGACGCCTACCTGAAGGACGAGGAGATGACCGAGGCCGTCGAGGTCTGCGGACCGGACGGTGCGCTGAACATCCCCGCGTACATCTCCCCGATCGCGATCGCCTTCAACCTCGGGGACGTCACCGACCTGAACCTCGACGCCCCCACCATCGCGAAGATCTTCAAGAAGGAGATCACCACCTGGAACGATCCCGCGATCGCCTCCCAGAACGAGGGCGTCGAACTGCCCGACACCCCGATCACCGTGGTGCACCGCTCGGACGAGTCCGGCACCACCGAGAACTTCGTCGACTACCTCGCCGCTGCGGCTCCGGCCGACTGGACCTACGAGGTGGAGGGCGCCTGGCCTGCCGACCTGCAGTCCGAGAACGCCAAGGGCACTTCGGGCGTCGTCCAGACGGTCACCTCGACCGATGGCGCCATCACCTACGCCGACGCCTCCGCCGTCGGGGACCTCGGCACGGCCAAGGTCAAGGTCGGCGAGGAGTACACCGAGATCAGCTCCGACGCCGCGGCCAAGGCCGTCGAGGTCGCGGTACCCGTCGAAGGCCGCTCCGAGCTGGACATGTCGCTCCAGCTCGAGCGGGACACCACCGAGTCCGGCGCCTACCCCGTCGTCCTCGTCAGCTACCACGTCTACTGCACGTCCTACGACAGCCAGGAGACCGTCGACCTCGTGAAGGCCTTCGGTTCCTACGTCATCAGCGAGGACGGCCAGGCGGAGGCCGAGGCTTCCGCCGGCAACGCCCCGCTGTCGGAGTCGCTGCGCGAGAAGGCGCAGACGGCCATCGACTCCATCAAGGTCGCCTCCTGA